The sequence below is a genomic window from Actinomycetota bacterium.
CCCGATGTTGATCTCGACGGTCTTGCCGGGATAGTGCGCCGTGGCGACGTCCTGACCGGTCAAATGGTTGAAGAGCGTCGACTTGCCCACATTCGGGTTGCCGACCAAAGCGACAACGGGACCCTCGTGCCCGGGCCCCAGAAGCTCCCGTCGACGCTCTTCCAGAATCCGCGGTTCGAGGGTCATCCGCCTTCGCTCCGGAAACGCGTCGGTGTCACTTCACGCCGATCGACTGCACCAGGATGCGGTCCGCGACCTCGCGCCCAAGCGCGTATGACGACCCACCTACATCCACGAGCAGCGGGCCCTTGAACGGGGCGACCTCACGTACACACACGGTCGTTCCGGGGAACATCCCCATCGACCCCAGGTATGCGAGCATCGCCTCGTCGTCCTCGGCAACCTGCACGATCCGAACCTCCGAACCCGCCCCAAGCTCACACAGGGGAGTTCCATCCACAGGCGCTACTTCGTGTTCGGACGTCGGAATCGGGTGTCCATGGGGGCAGACCTCCGGGTTCTCAAGGTACGCCTCCAAAGCAGTCAACACCCGCGGCGAGAACGCGTGCTCCAGCCGACAGGCATCCTCGTGCGCTTCGTCCCACGACAAGCCAAGGACGTCCACCAGGAAGCGCTCGGCCAAACGGTGCTTCCGGACGATATCGAGTGCGATGTCGCGACCCTCGTCGGTGAGAACGACGTCGCCATCGTCTCGCAGCACGAGTCCTTGCGACTCGAGGCGCTTGAGAGTCGCCGTCACCGTCGGTCCTGAAACCCCTAGCGCCTCCGCGATCGGTGTGGGACGCACAGTCCCGCGCTCGGAGAGCTTGTAGATGGCCTCAAGGTACTCCTCGATGGTCGCGCTAGGCATTCACTCCACGTCCTTCCGGGGTGTTGCGGCAACGCGCACCGCTGCCACTACATACGCATGTGCAGACACGTTCTCAGAGTGCGGTAATGCACCAGTGATTAGTATACGCAAACATCGCATCTACGCGAGAACAACACACCAGAATGGCGGTCATGCCGTCGAGCATGCGGAACACCGTTCACACCATGCGGCATGCCGTTCGACCCGTGCCGCGTACCGGTGGTCACGTTCTGGAGATTTCTTGGGAATACCTATTGACCCCCCGAATCGGCAAGCGTATGGTTGCAGTTGTCCCGAGAAGTCGGACCTGGAAAGTCTCGAAAGGGAGCGTACCAGTAGCCGCCGGCGGGGAGTCGAGAGAGCGGACACAGCGCGAGTTGGTTCGCAGGATCGGAGCCCTCAAGGTAGGAAATGGGAAGCTTCGGAGTAGGGATTGCGCGGGCGAGGTTTCTCGGGACGCTTTGCGTCTCCATCCGGATGGCTCGGGACTCCTCCGGTCCCCCGAATCGCTCCTGCGCTAGCGCCGGTACACGATGCGCGCCACGGGTGACTCCCAGACCGCGACTTCCTTCACCGCGACTTGGCGGCCAACCTTCGCTTCCAGTGCCTCGAACACCACGCGCGCGAGATTCTCGGCTGTCGGCGACAGTTGATCGAAAGGCGCGACGTCGTTCAGATACGCATGATCGAACGGAGCTAGTACTGCGGCGAGGTCTTCCTTCAGCATCTTGAAGTCGTAGACGATCTCGATTTCGTCGAGACTCTCGCCTGCGACCGTGGCTTCAACGTCCCAGGTGTGCCCATGGAGGTTCTTGCACTCTCCGGGGTAGCCCCTCAGCGCATGCGCGGCGTCGAAGTGGGCGCGAACCATCAGCTCATACACCACTGGCCTCCTAGTCGAACAGGGTCGCCTGAACGTCGACGCAAGGATCGTCCGCGTCTCCAACGGTCTCGCGCGCATCCATCGCCTGGTTGGCCAACGCGTCAGCTTCGGCGTTCTCCTCACGACGTACGTGCACGACCTTCACATCGCGGAACTGGGCCAGGAGCGAGCACGCCTTGGCGTAGAGCGGCTGCATGTTCGGGTGTTTGACCCGATACTGGCCGTTGAGCTGCTTGACTACCAGTTCGCTGTCCGAGTACACGGTGAGCATCTCGCATCCCCGCGCACGCGCACTCCGAAGCCCCCAAAGCAGCGCCTCATACTCGGCGATGTTGTTCGTCGTCTCGCCAAGGAAGCGCCCGCCACCGCAGATGCGTGCACCGTTCGCGTCGGCGAGCACGAAGCCGGCGCCCGCTGGCCCGGGGTTTCCTCGCGCACCTCCGTCGGTGCGAAGAACGCAACGACCGCCGGTCACTCCGTGCTCTCCTCACCGCGCACGACAAGCAGCCTACGACAAGCGGGGCAGATCGCGACCTCGGGACCGGCGTGAAGCTCCTCGAGGCGCTCAGCGGGCAGCTCCATGTGGCAAGCTGTGCACGAAGCCCCAACAAGGAGTCCGACGCCGATTCCCGACTTCGCTTCCTTGAGCACCTCGTACCTGCGGTACAACTCCGCATCGATGGCCTTCATGAGCGTTGCCCGCTCCTCGCGCAGGCGCGCTACCAGGGTCTGGATCTCGCCGCCCTTGGCAGTGAACTCCTCTACAAGCGTCGCCTCGCGCTGACCGAGTTGCTCTAGAGCCTGCTCGACCTTGGCTATCTGACCTGTGGCCTTCTCCTGGCGCTCCATAAGCGCGAGCGCCTCCATCTCCAGCTTGTCCTTACGCCTCTTGAGCGCATCGAGTTCTCGGGAGAGGTTCTGAAGTTCCTTGGGATTTGTGACCTCGCCCGACATGATCTTCTTCTGCTCCGAGGAGATCTTGTCGTCGACCCCGGAGATCTCATCCCCGTTCTTGGCAGCGGCGCGCTCGAGACGACCCACGAGCTGACCGGCCTTGGCGTGGAGTATCTGGACCTCTCGCGTCTTCTTCCGAAGTTCAAGAATCGCGCGCTTCTCGGGCATCTCGTCGAGCTTGCGCTCTTCACGGACGATCTCGAGATCTATCTCCTGAATCTTGAGCAGAATGCCCGGTTGATCCATCAAGCCCTCCTCAGGGTACCCACCATCCGCAGCGGGCGCCCTCTTCCTGTACGAGAGTCCCGTCAAGTCCCGGCGTCGCCCTCACGGCGGCCGCCAGGACCGGTATCAAAGGCCATTCCGTCACATCGTGACCGGCTTCCACCACCGCCAAGCCTGCGGCGACAGCGTTCAGGGCATCATGGTACCGCACCTCACCGGCTAGCAGTACGTCCGCGCGCGCCGCAATCGCATCGCCGATGAGCGAGCGACCGGACCCTGTGGCGGTCGCCACTCGACCGACGGGTGAGTCCGGATCGCCCCAGACCCGCGGCCTGCAGTCGAACACGTCGCGCACCCGCTCGGCGAACGAGCGCAGCGTCGCCGGCGACGAAAGCGACCCGACCCTCCCCATCCGTGCTGCGCCCCGGGCGATCCTCACCTCGGATGCGACTACGACCGGCTCCTCATACGGATGTGCGGCCACCGCGGCCGCCATGACCGCACCCTCGGCGGCCGGCGCCACAACAACCTCAAGGCGGTCCTCGGCAGACTCGACCTGCTGGCCACTCGTGCCGACATGCGGCGCGCTTCCGACCCGCGGGACGAACGTCCCGGTACCTGCCAAGGAGAACGCGCATCCCTCATAGAGGCCGATGCGTCCACCACCCGCTTCGCGCATGGCCGCGAACACAGCCGTTCTTGCGTCGGCCGGGACGTAGACGGTCACCAGCGACATCGTCTGCGTGGAACGTTCCAGGGGCTCCGCATCGACCAGCGAGAGGGCGTCAGCGAGCACGCGCGCGCCTGCGGGCGCGCGATCCAGATTCGTGTGCGCGGAGATGATGCTCACACCGGTCGACAGCGAAGCAACTGCGGCATCCATACCCTGGCCCGCGACAAGCCGCCGCGCCGATTCGAGGTACGGAGGATGGTGCGTGACCAGGAGGTTTGCTCCCGCTTCGCGTGCGCGGTCGACCGCCGCCTCGGTCGCGTCGAGCGTCACCAGCACGCCGGAGACGGCCGCTGCACCATCGCCGCAAACGAGGCCCACGTTGTCCCACGGTTCCGCCCATTGCGCGGGCATCGCATCCTCGATCGCGGCGACAACGTCCGCGACCCGCACCGGTCCGCTCATAGCGCGACCTCCCTCATCCGGCGACCCTCGAAGTACACCGCGCCGCGGTATCCGACCGACAGCAGCACATCTCGCACAGCCTCGAAGCCGTGTCCGACCTCGAGCGGCTGGTGAGCGTCCGATCCGATGGTCACCGGCACGCCACACCTGAAGCACGCCTCGAGGAACTCCTTGGCTGGGTATATCTCGGCGCACGGCTTGCGCATACCTGCCGAGGAGACCTCGACTGCGACGCCGCCTGCCGCGAAAGCCTCGGCCGCCTGTTCGTACAGGGCGACCGGTGCGACCGCGGGCACGTGACAGAACTTCTTGACGAGATCGGGGTGAGCGATGACGTCGAAGACACCGCTTCGAGCGGCTGCCGAGATGTCGGCGAAGTAGCGCTCCCAGACAGCGTTCACATCACGACCCTCCCAGCTGTCAAGGAGGTCTGGATCGTCGAACGCCCACCCGTCGATCATGTGAACGGATCCAAGAACAACGTCTACGCGAAACGCCTCGAGTACTTGCTCGAGCAGGGCGACCTGGGACGGCATCCAGTCGACCTCGAAGCCGAGCAGCACCTGGACGTCTTCGGCGTCGCGCGCGGCCGTGCGGACTTCGTCAGCGTAGGCGGGGATCTCCTCGGCAGACATCGAGTAGTCACGCGCCCGCGGGAAGTCGTCGGGGAGCGGTAGGTGTTCGGTGAACGCGAGAACGCCCACTCCCCCCACACGGGCGGCGAGCACGTAGTCGGCGACAGTCCCCTGTCCGTGCCCGCAGCGGGCGGTGTGGATGTGGCAGTCCATCTTCATTCGGCCGCTTCGACCACCCCTCCACCTACGACAGTGTCTCCTTCGTAGCATACGACAGCCTGACCCGGTGCCACACCGGCAATCGGCTCCGACAGCTCGATGTCCAGCGTGTCTCCTGCGCTGCGTACGCGCGCCCGAACCGGCACCATACGGTAGCGAGTCTGAACGTCGACTTCCGCCTCGGGAGAGTCGGATCGCCAGACCGCTTCCGCGGCAATCACGCGCGTTGCCGCCAGGTCAGACGCGGGGCCAACGACTACCTGGTTCTCGGCCGCGCGCAGTGCGGTCACATACAGCGGCTCGGCTCCGGCGATGCCTAGTCTCTTGCGCTGCCCGACGGTGTAGTGTGCAAGCCCACGATGCATGCCAAGGACATTCCCCTCCGCATCCATGATGTCTCCGGGTTCGCCCGCCTCCGGGAATCGTCCTACGATCAGTGGCACGTGCTCTCCGGGCGCGCAGAAGCATACTTCCTGGCTCTCTGCACGGGAGGCGGAGGGGAGGCCGTGGGTGGCGGCGATCTCCTTCACTCGCGACTTCTCGAAGTCGCCCAGCGGGAAGACGACCCGCCCGAGCTGGTCCTGGGTCAGTCTGTACAGGAAGTACGACTGGTCCTTGGCACGGTCCACACCCCTGGCCAGTCGGGGCATCCCCGAATCGCCCGGGACGACACGCGCGTAGTGTCCGGTCGCGAGAAGGTCGGCACCGGCCGCGGTCGCCTTGTCCAGGAGCACACCGAACTTGATGAGATCGTTGCAGCGGATACACGGATTCGGCGTACGTCCGGAGGCGTACTCCCGGGCAAAGGCGGAGACGACTTCTCGCTCGAACGCTTCGCGAAGGTCCCACGTGTAGTGCGGTATACCAAGGACGCCGGCCACGCGGCGTGCGGAGAGGACTGCATCCGTCCCGCAGCATTCGCCCGGTGCGTCGCCCTGGGGCAGGAGCTGCATCGTGATGCCGGTGACGTCGTGCCCGGCCCCGTGCAGAAGTGCGGCAGCGACCGACGAGTCAACGCCGCCGCTCATCGCCACGAAGACTCGTGCCATAGAGAGGGCTACTCCTCAGGGACTTCGCAGGCCTCGTCGTGCTCGATGGCGTGCGGATCGAAGTTCGGGTCATCGTGCGCAAGCCCGCCGGAGATGGGTTCGCGTCCGTTCTTCACGAGATAGTCGTCGACTGCGGCCTTGAGCCCGTCGGTCGCAAGCACCGAGCAGTGCATCTTGGCCGACGGAAGCCCGCCGAGCTCGTCGGCGACCTGCCTCTTGGAGATGGCGACGGCCTCCTCGAGGTTCATCCCGCGGGCCATCTCGGTCACGATGGAACTTGTCGCGATAGCTGCACCGCAGCCGAGCGTCTGAAACTTCACATCGGAAACCCGGTCGTCGTCCACCTTGATGGAGATCTTCATGATGTCGCCGCAAACCGGATTACCCACCTCCCCGATTCCGTCGGCGTCCTCGATCACGCCCACGTTGCGCGGGTTGTTGAAGTGGTCCATCACCTTGTCGCT
It includes:
- a CDS encoding metal-dependent transcriptional regulator, with product MPSATIEEYLEAIYKLSERGTVRPTPIAEALGVSGPTVTATLKRLESQGLVLRDDGDVVLTDEGRDIALDIVRKHRLAERFLVDVLGLSWDEAHEDACRLEHAFSPRVLTALEAYLENPEVCPHGHPIPTSEHEVAPVDGTPLCELGAGSEVRIVQVAEDDEAMLAYLGSMGMFPGTTVCVREVAPFKGPLLVDVGGSSYALGREVADRILVQSIGVK
- the queD gene encoding 6-carboxytetrahydropterin synthase QueD, whose protein sequence is MYELMVRAHFDAAHALRGYPGECKNLHGHTWDVEATVAGESLDEIEIVYDFKMLKEDLAAVLAPFDHAYLNDVAPFDQLSPTAENLARVVFEALEAKVGRQVAVKEVAVWESPVARIVYRR
- a CDS encoding ribonuclease HI family protein, producing the protein MTGGRCVLRTDGGARGNPGPAGAGFVLADANGARICGGGRFLGETTNNIAEYEALLWGLRSARARGCEMLTVYSDSELVVKQLNGQYRVKHPNMQPLYAKACSLLAQFRDVKVVHVRREENAEADALANQAMDARETVGDADDPCVDVQATLFD
- a CDS encoding C4-type zinc ribbon domain-containing protein, which produces MDQPGILLKIQEIDLEIVREERKLDEMPEKRAILELRKKTREVQILHAKAGQLVGRLERAAAKNGDEISGVDDKISSEQKKIMSGEVTNPKELQNLSRELDALKRRKDKLEMEALALMERQEKATGQIAKVEQALEQLGQREATLVEEFTAKGGEIQTLVARLREERATLMKAIDAELYRRYEVLKEAKSGIGVGLLVGASCTACHMELPAERLEELHAGPEVAICPACRRLLVVRGEESTE
- a CDS encoding Nif3-like dinuclear metal center hexameric protein; amino-acid sequence: MSGPVRVADVVAAIEDAMPAQWAEPWDNVGLVCGDGAAAVSGVLVTLDATEAAVDRAREAGANLLVTHHPPYLESARRLVAGQGMDAAVASLSTGVSIISAHTNLDRAPAGARVLADALSLVDAEPLERSTQTMSLVTVYVPADARTAVFAAMREAGGGRIGLYEGCAFSLAGTGTFVPRVGSAPHVGTSGQQVESAEDRLEVVVAPAAEGAVMAAAVAAHPYEEPVVVASEVRIARGAARMGRVGSLSSPATLRSFAERVRDVFDCRPRVWGDPDSPVGRVATATGSGRSLIGDAIAARADVLLAGEVRYHDALNAVAAGLAVVEAGHDVTEWPLIPVLAAAVRATPGLDGTLVQEEGARCGWWVP
- a CDS encoding histidinol-phosphatase HisJ family protein, whose amino-acid sequence is MKMDCHIHTARCGHGQGTVADYVLAARVGGVGVLAFTEHLPLPDDFPRARDYSMSAEEIPAYADEVRTAARDAEDVQVLLGFEVDWMPSQVALLEQVLEAFRVDVVLGSVHMIDGWAFDDPDLLDSWEGRDVNAVWERYFADISAAARSGVFDVIAHPDLVKKFCHVPAVAPVALYEQAAEAFAAGGVAVEVSSAGMRKPCAEIYPAKEFLEACFRCGVPVTIGSDAHQPLEVGHGFEAVRDVLLSVGYRGAVYFEGRRMREVAL
- the mnmA gene encoding tRNA 2-thiouridine(34) synthase MnmA gives rise to the protein MARVFVAMSGGVDSSVAAALLHGAGHDVTGITMQLLPQGDAPGECCGTDAVLSARRVAGVLGIPHYTWDLREAFEREVVSAFAREYASGRTPNPCIRCNDLIKFGVLLDKATAAGADLLATGHYARVVPGDSGMPRLARGVDRAKDQSYFLYRLTQDQLGRVVFPLGDFEKSRVKEIAATHGLPSASRAESQEVCFCAPGEHVPLIVGRFPEAGEPGDIMDAEGNVLGMHRGLAHYTVGQRKRLGIAGAEPLYVTALRAAENQVVVGPASDLAATRVIAAEAVWRSDSPEAEVDVQTRYRMVPVRARVRSAGDTLDIELSEPIAGVAPGQAVVCYEGDTVVGGGVVEAAE
- the nifU gene encoding Fe-S cluster assembly scaffold protein NifU, producing MYSDKVMDHFNNPRNVGVIEDADGIGEVGNPVCGDIMKISIKVDDDRVSDVKFQTLGCGAAIATSSIVTEMARGMNLEEAVAISKRQVADELGGLPSAKMHCSVLATDGLKAAVDDYLVKNGREPISGGLAHDDPNFDPHAIEHDEACEVPEE